The DNA segment TAAAGAGAACTCCCAagtgattgggaagaagagagtTCCTGCACCCTTTCCACAGAGGCTGGCCAAGCATAAAAAGGAGGAGCAGTATAAAAAGTTCTTTGAAATGctcaaacaaatccaggtaaatattccactgattgaagctttaaaggagatgcctaggtacgcaaaaatgatgaaggacttgatgtccagGAAATTTAATTTTCAAGACTTGGCTACGATTACACTTACTCAGAcctgtagtgcagtggtgacGAGACCTATTGCTGAAAAGTTGTCTGATCCAGGtagctttacaattccatgctCTATTGGGAATTTCGCCTTTGCTAAGGCGCTCTGTGATTTAGGGGCCAGtattaatcttatgcccctggctatctataagaggttgggcattgggagagctagacccacctccatgttgttgcagctggccgACAGGACTGTGAAGCGCCCATTCGGTATCCTTGATGATGTGCTTATTCAGgtggggaaatttgtgttccctgcagattttgtgatcttggattgcaaagtggatgaagagattcctataatcttaggaagaccattcttgTCCACTGGGAGAGATGTGATTGACTGTGAGACTGGGGAGCTCAAAATGAGACTCAATGATGAGgaaataacattcaatgtgcagaagtctatgaggcgaccaagcgagttcgccaattgctctcttattgatgtcgtggatgtaattGTAGAGTCCGATGATGAGGTGTTGACAATTGAGGACCCCCTGGCTGCATGTTTGATGAACATAGATGAAGTGAATGGTGAGGATTTGgcggaatgggtgttggcattggaaagtagagggttctgggagagaaatctagagtttgagcccttgcacttagaaaagagagaaactcctccagctaagccatccattgaagaaccaccaaagctggagttaaagccattgccagcccacctcaggtatgaatttctagGACCTGACTctacattacctgttattatctcatctagtttgttagatgtgcaggttcAAAAACTTTTACAGGTACTAAAGGAGTGCAAAACTGCCAtagggtggaccatggcagacatcaaGGGGATCAGCCCCGCCTACTGCATGCATaagattctgctggaagaggggcacaaaccttccagggaacatcagaggaggctgaaccccaacatgaaggaagtggtgaagaaggaggtgataaagttgttggatgcgggaattattttcccaatctctgacagcagctgGGTGAGCACAGTGCAATGTGTTCataaaaagggtggcatgacggttgtgacaaatgacaacaatgaattgatctcaacaagaaccgtcacaggctggagaatttcTATGGACTATCAAAAGTTGAATCTAGCCACctggaaagaccacttcccacttcccttcattgatcagatgttggacagattggcagggaggtcacacttctgttttctagatgggtactcagggtacaatcaaatctccattgcaccggaggatagagagaagacctccttcacatgcCCGTATGGCATTTATGCGTTTAGActgatgccctttggcctatgcaacgcacctgccacattccaacggtgcatgatggccatattcactgacatggttgaggacataatggaggtgttcatggatgacttctcagtggtggggaattcatttgatgagtgcctgataaatctgacgcatgtgctgaaacggtgcatcgagactaacttggttctgaactgggagaagtgtcatttcatggtacaagaaggcatagtcttggggcaccgggtgtcaagcaaGGGAATAAAGGTAGATCGCGCGAAAGTTGATGTAATAGCAAAGCTGCCTCTACCAACTTCAGTCAAAGCCATCAGAAGCTTCCTTGGACATGtcggtttttaccggaggttcataaaagacttctctaAAAtcgccaaccctctctgtaagttgttagaaaaagatcacccgtttttgttttctgatgattgcagggtagcatttgaggagttgaaaaagagactGGTCACAGCACCCATCATTAttgcccccaactgggagcaaccgttcgaactaatgtgtgatgccagtgactatGCAGTGGGAGCAGTGCTGGGCCAGCAGAAAGACAAACTGATTcacccaatctactatgctagtagaatgCTGAGTGGAGCCTAGTTGAACTACACTGTGATTTAAAAGGAGATGTTGGATGTAGTGTTCGCGTTTGACAAGTTCCAATCCTACTTGATAGGGtccaaggtaattgtatatactgaccatgcagctctcaggtacttaatagaaaagaaagaatctAAGCCACGCCTAATTCGTTGGGTGTTGCTATtgcaagagttcgatcttgagatttgtgaccgtaagggcactgagaatcaagtcgctgatcatctatcacgacttgagggagctgaaaatgtAGTTGAGGTTGAGGAAATACTGAAActtttccagacgagcagctgctcgccaccactcatcaggaagcgccatggtatgcagactttgctaattacctggccagtggtatagttcctcacgacctttcatcggtccaaaggaaaagattttttcgtgaaagccgccagtattactgggatgaaccttatctgtttAGAATATGCCTTGATAATATGATCCAGAGATGCGTCCCCGAGATAGAGCAAttttctgttttgcaggcttgtcacgcatcggcgtatggtggacactttggagagGTTAGGACAGCGGCAAAGGTGCTAGAGGCTGGATTCTTCTGGCCGATAGTGTTTAAATATGCGCACctatgggtgaagggctgcaatgaatgtcagcgGACCGGGAACATTTTCTGACGCcacgagatgcccatgaacccaattcaagaggtggaagtgtttgacgtctgggggattgacttcatgggtcccttcgtcagctcctatggcaataagtacattattgttgttgtagactatgtgtccaaatgggtggaagctacgGCGTTACCCACCAATGATGCAAAAGTGGTGGTGggatttctaaagaagaacatattcacccgcttTGGGACACCACGAGCAATTATCAGTGATGGAGGCACTCATTTCTGCAACAGGGCCTTTGAAAAGTTGCTTGCTAAGTacgatgtgcgccacaaggtggctactccttaccacccgcaaa comes from the Nicotiana sylvestris chromosome 4, ASM39365v2, whole genome shotgun sequence genome and includes:
- the LOC138889793 gene encoding uncharacterized protein — encoded protein: MAMSLRNGGDLDVEQERARENIQAETFISVPIELDESTILTEVTVQPAQEEKNIQQETEKVAEPIEEPVVEIVADKENSQVIGKKRVPAPFPQRLAKHKKEEQYKKFFEMLKQIQVNIPLIEALKEMPRYAKMMKDLMSRKFNFQDLATITLTQTCSAVVTRPIAEKLSDPGSFTIPCSIGNFAFAKALCDLGASINLMPLAIYKRLGIGRARPTSMLLQLADRTVKRPFGILDDVLIQVGKFVFPADFVILDCKVDEEIPIILGRPFLSTGRDVIDCETGELKMRLNDEEITFNVQKSMRRPSEFANCSLIDVVDVIVESDDEVLTIEDPLAACLMNIDEVNAKPSIEEPPKLELKPLPAHLRYEFLGPDSTLPVIISSSLLDVQVQKLLQVLKECKTAIGWTMADIKGISPAYCMHKILLEEGHKPSREHQRRLNPNMKEVVKKEVIKLLDAGIIFPISDSSWVSTVQCVHKKGGMTVVTNDNNELISTRTVTGWRISMDYQKLNLATWKDHFPLPFIDQMLDRLAGRSHFCFLDGYSGVAFEELKKRLVTAPIIIAPNWEQPFELMCDASDYAVGAVLGQQKDKLIHPIYYASRMLSGA